ATTTTGGCCGGTGCAGTTTAAAGGAAGTTATTTTCTCGTTTTAGACGAGACATTGATTCCCAAAAAACTTCACTATGTAAAAGTGGATAGCGTCAAAGCGGCGGTGGACGTTATCCGTCAGATGAAGACGCGCGCCTTTGGACAGTTTTTGGTTGTATTAAGCACATTTTTGGTTGTTCTTAAAAAAAGCGAGAAAAAAGACTCTGGGCAGCTTTTTGAAGCTCTTCAAAAAGCTGCCCAAGCCCTAAACGCCAGCCGTCCGACTTTTCCGTTTTCTGAAGTGACGGGAATGGTTTTGCATTGGGCCAATCAAGCTCTTCAAGAAAAAAAAGATTTGGTATCGTTTTTGGAAAAGAATATTAACGGATTTTTATCCGGAATTCGCGCACGTCGTTTGGAACGAGTAAATCGTATTGCCGAATTAATGAAAGAGGGAAGTCGTGTTTTAACACATTGTAATGTGAGCGGTGAGCTCGCCATGGCAGCATCCATTTGTCAGGAGCAGAAAAAACAAATTAGCTTTTTTGCTACAGAAACGCGTCCTTTTTTACAAGGTGCTAAATTAACGTGTTGGGAACTGCAAAGAATAGGCGCTGACGTGACGTTGATCGCTGATAATGCCATCGGAACTTTGTTCGGCAATCACCTGATCGATATGGTGATCGTCGGCTCTGATCGTTCCTGCGCTAACGGAGATTTTGCCAATAAGATCGGAACATATCAAATCGCTGTTTTGGCCAAAGAATTCAATGTTCCGTTTTATGCCTTAACTCAGCCGTCGAATAAAATTCCCAAAGGCGACGATATTCCTATTGAAATTCGCGATGAGAAAGAATTATTAGAATTTAACCGTAAGCGCATTGCCCCAAAAGCAGTGAAAGGTTTTTATCCGGGATTTGATGTCGTTACGCGCGATTTTATTAAAGAGGCCATTGCCATCAATGTTAATTAATAGTAAGCGTTCTTGCATTTTGTTGCATGGATTAATTCGCGATGAATTCTTGAAAGGTCTTCTCCAAGAAAAAGCGGAAAGTATTGTGGTTTTGGAAGGGCGGCCACATTTGTCCGGAGCGAAAATATTATGCGCGAAACTTCTTAAAAATAAAATCACACCAACGCTAATCAGTGACAATATGAGTGGTTTTCTTTTCTTTAAAGATTGCGTAAAGGAAGTTTGGCTGGCGTATCAGGAGAAAAATGAACAAGGCGCGCTGTGTGATTGTGGGGGGCTTATCTTAGGTGTTCTGGCAAAACGTCATGGCGTTTCGCTGCGCCTGTTTCCATCTGGGCGCCGCCAGGATCTTATGGCTAAGGAAAGGGATATCTTTTATTTTAACAAAATGCGTGTCGCGCCCAAAGGCGTCAAGGGGTATGTACCGCTTTTAGAATGGGTTCCTAATGAATATATTACGAAAGCTAATTAATCCTATGAATAAAATCAAACAATTAAAGCAAGAGATCATCGAGATTGGAAAACTCATGTGGGATAAAAATCTCGCGACGGGTTTAAACGGAAATATCAGCGCGCGCGTTGAAACGGACAAGATCCTTTTAACGGCGCGCGGAACTTGCCTTGGAAAACTTAAAGAAAATGAACTTCTTTTAATGAACTTAAAAGGAGAGGTCTTAGAGCCGGGAACAGCGTCCAGCGAAAAATTATTACACATCGAGATCTATAAGAATTTTCCGGAAGTCACGGCCATTGTTCATACACATACATCGTATACAAACGGATTTTTTGCGGTGAATAAAACCCTAACGCCTTCCACCTTTGAAACCAAATTTTATTTAGGGGAAGTGAAAGGCATTGACCAAACAACGCCGTCTGTCACGGATGCCGCGCCGGTGATCGATGGGCTAAAAAGCAACAATATCGTTGTTTTACGCAATCACGGAACGGTGGCGATGGGAAAAAGTCTCTTTGATTGCTTTCTGCTCATTCAAGCTTTAGAAGAAGCGATCATTGTCGATAGCGTCAGCCGTTTATATCAGTTGAATTCGGTTTCTTCTCAGGGTTCAAGTGCAAAGGCGCCAGCGCAATCGTTAGCCCAAGAAAAGAAATATAAATTATTTTCCCAGGAACAAGTTGATGAAATTGTGCGGCTCATCAATGGCGATCAGGTTTTAAAAGACCTAGGGAAGAAAACCCAGATGAATATGGATTTGGCGGTTAAATTGAATGAAACCGGCGAGGTATTTAGTTTTTCATTTCAAAATGGACAAATCGCCAAAGTGGGCAGTGATGAAAACGCGGAATTCTTGATCTCGGCTTCCAAAGATATTTGGCGGGCTGTTTTTAACCGCGAAATAGATCCCTTTGTGGCGACGACGCAAAAGAAAATGAATTTGCGCGGGGATTTCGCCAAGATCTCGCGTTGGTATGCGCCTTGCAGCCGCATTTTTGAACTTTGGCAAAGAGCACCTGTGGAATAAAAGAATTATGAAAACAGTAAGCGACATCAGCCAATTCGAATTATTTATAGACGGAAAGAAACAAAAACCGTTATCAGGGCGGTATTTTGACAGCATTAGTCCGTCGACAGGCGAGATCGTCGCCAGATTGGCCGATGGTAATGTGGATGACGCGAAAGCGGCTATTGCCGCGGCCAGGCGAGCTTTTGACGCGGGAATTTGGACAAAATGTTCCGTTCCTGAGCGAGGAAAGTATTTGATTCGCATTGCCGAACTTATTCGGGAGAACGCAAAAGAGCTAGCGCAATTAGAATGCATTGATACCGGAAAGACAATTAAACAAACAACATTTATTGACGTTCCGACTTGCGCGGATACGTTTGAATATTTTGGAAAAATTGAACAGCCGTTACAGGAGAGCTA
The nucleotide sequence above comes from Candidatus Omnitrophota bacterium. Encoded proteins:
- a CDS encoding class II aldolase/adducin family protein, which codes for MNKIKQLKQEIIEIGKLMWDKNLATGLNGNISARVETDKILLTARGTCLGKLKENELLLMNLKGEVLEPGTASSEKLLHIEIYKNFPEVTAIVHTHTSYTNGFFAVNKTLTPSTFETKFYLGEVKGIDQTTPSVTDAAPVIDGLKSNNIVVLRNHGTVAMGKSLFDCFLLIQALEEAIIVDSVSRLYQLNSVSSQGSSAKAPAQSLAQEKKYKLFSQEQVDEIVRLINGDQVLKDLGKKTQMNMDLAVKLNETGEVFSFSFQNGQIAKVGSDENAEFLISASKDIWRAVFNREIDPFVATTQKKMNLRGDFAKISRWYAPCSRIFELWQRAPVE